In a genomic window of Magnolia sinica isolate HGM2019 chromosome 14, MsV1, whole genome shotgun sequence:
- the LOC131224807 gene encoding bifunctional protein FolD 2 isoform X1: MKRKACAEVGIRSFDIDLPEEVSEEEVVKKVHELNANPDVHGILVQLPLPKHINEERVLTEISIEKDVDGFHPLNIGKLAMKGREPLFQPCTPKGCLELLSRSGVSVKGKRAVVVGRSNIVGLPVSLLLLKADATVTIVHSRTPDSESIIREADIIIAAAGQPMMIKGDWIKPGAAVIDVGTNAVDDPSRKCGYRLVGDVDFQEACKVAGYLTPVPGGVGPMTVAMLLKNTLEGAKWKLKQ; this comes from the exons ATGAAGAGAAAGGCATGTGCTGAAGTTGGCATTAGGTCCTTCGATATTGACCTGCCAGAGGAAGTATCTGAAGAGGAGGTGGTTAAAAAGGTTCATGAGTTAAATGCTAATCCTGATGTCCACG GAATACTGGTTCAGCTTCCCTTGCCAAAGCATATAAATGAGGAGAGAGTCTTGACTGAAATCAGTATTGAGAAAGATGTTGATGGATTTCATCCTCTGAATATCGGCAAGCTTGCGATGAAAGGCAGAGAACCATTGTTTCAGCCTTGCACACCAAAG GGATGTCTTGAACTTCTGTCAAGGAGCGGAGTAAGTGTAAAAGGAAAAAGAGCGGTTGTAGTGGGTCGCAGCAATATAGTTGGACTGCCAGTTTCGCTGCTGCTTCTGAAAGCGGACGCAACTGTGACCATAGTTCATTCACGCACTCCTGATTCTGAGAGCATCATTCGTGAGGCGGATATCATTATTGCTGCAGCAGGACAACCGATGATG ATTAAGGGAGACTGGATTAAACCCGGTGCTGCAGTTATCGACGTGGGGACGAATGCAGTTGATGACCCAAGTAGGAAATGCGGCTACAGACTGGTAGGTGATGTAGACTTCCAAGAAGCATGCAAGGTAGCTGGTTATCTGACCCCAGTTCCAGGTGGTGTGGGCCCCATGACAGTCGCAATGCTGCTCAAGAACACTTTGGAAGGTGCTAAGTGGAAGCTCAAGCAGTAA